One Megachile rotundata isolate GNS110a chromosome 5, iyMegRotu1, whole genome shotgun sequence genomic region harbors:
- the LOC100881723 gene encoding thioredoxin-2, with protein MIVEVENSADLKSKLEKAGDSLVVIDFFATWCGPCKMIAPKIEELEKEMTGVLFFKVNVDQCEDLANEYEITSMPTFVFIKSGKVVETFAGANYDRVKNTVLKYK; from the exons atgatcgTCGAGGTTGAGAATTCT GCAGATTTGAAGAGCAAGTTGGAGAAGGCAGGCGACAGTTTAGTCGTGATCGACTTCTTCGCAACATGGTGTGGTCCTTGCAAAATGATTGCACCTAAAATAGAAGAATTAGAAAAG GAAATGACCGGTGTTCTCTTCTTCAAAGTTAATGTTGATCAGTGTGAAGATCTTGCTAATGAATATGAAATCACTAGTATGCCTACCTTTGTTTTCATCAAGAGTGGCAAAGTG GTCGAAACATTTGCAGGCGCTAACTACGATAGAGTTAAAAACACAGTTCTAAAATACAAGTga
- the RpI1 gene encoding RNA polymerase I subunit RpI1, with protein sequence MVQHKHTRSSRVTPKHLDPKCLMFSMFTANDIRNLSVTKIRTPLSFNILGHPLKGGLYDPALGPLLESSDPCGTCGCNVFKCQGHFGHIELPMPVVNPLFHKGLCMLIKLACLKCFTLQIPPYVKLLLSTKLRLLQQGYLSDVEGLEQEIMFIVSNSNDPYDVDLESLQNVTDDYIENLINKSRFNQSAVQYNEDQLNTKNINMQWHMYVENVLKQYTAPKICKNCQKPIPKITTLRNKIMTIKTPNEDEKKIEKVRSRGTIHKLETTMILPDQSKEILRKLWENEGNFLKIILPCFGMVDIEYPTDVFFFEVIPVLPPIVRPVNFVNGQMIEHPQSQVYKSIIQDCLVLRNIIQTIQDGNTNQLPEEGKLVFEQIKGNTAIEKLHNAWQSLQINVDHLMDRDMNKTAESANCQGLKQVIEKKEGVIRMHMMGKRVNFAARSVITPDPNLNIDEIGIPETFALKLTYPVPVTSWNAAWLRKLILNGPDVHPGAVMVEHEDGSVQRISGDNDQQRKAIAKRLLTSDKAHKFFKGVKVIHRHLQNGDILLLNRQPTLHKPSIMAHKARILKGEKTLRLHYANCKAYNADFDGDEMNAHFPQNELARSEGYNIANVSNQYLVPKDGTPLSGLIQDHMISGVRLTVRGAFFSRIDYMQLVYAALSTIKDDIILLPPSIIKPTPLWSGKQIVSTVIINIIPPNQARINLTASAKINAKEWQVAKARRWRCGTEFSNPKTMSEAEVIIRNGELLCGVLDKTHYGATPFGLIHCVFELYGGDCSTKLLSAFGKLFQAGLQLNGFTLGIEDILLLKKADTKRREIISNCRNIGEDIQKSILELPDDTSTDVVTSKMEESYWSNPKFRAQVDRKYKTALDVYTNDINKTCLPAGLLKKFPDNNLQLMVQSGAKGSTVNTMQISCLLGQIELEGKRPPLMISGKSLPSFPAYDPTPRAGGFIDGRFMTGIKPQEFFFHCMAGREGLIDTAVKTSRSGYLQRCLIKHLEGLVINYDTTVRDSDGSLVQIYYGEDGLDVPGSRFLRKEQINFLVDNKNAIIDEEDARYLKEVSDTDKILKLVKRIKKWESKHGSSLQKRRISPFAKFCVENTNTIKASKFKRLDENSGRSKAALSLMRKWIRTTEEERKPIYNQCTECPDPVMSKYRQDVDFGVLSERLEKLIDEYMASTSRNVDVSRKDLRDILSMKVMKIVCPPGEPVGLLAAQSIGEPSTQMTLNTFHFAGRGEMNVTLGIPRLREILMMASKNIKTPSMEIPFRNDLKNVTKVSNRLKLKLTKCILSNVLDNISVNRKLKHTPNRQLVYTINMNFLPYKSYKGEFCVQPHEILKKTEFVFFKEMFREIKKVAKVAGALLHVEEEKKSPYDNDALLDQAEPDEGAEYRPRANLGEMHESSDEEEAAEDADATLTRSISRHNENQEYEDPEEEEIDDANEKDDDVEMENERTEGTEQPEEEDEAEYTKTEVSSNRRKRDVKGMYHNVLDYDYDEEKYSWCKLTFWLPLNMIKLDLPRIIRTVAEKVVLWEVPYLKRAFTFQNNTGDTILKTDGINIIEMFKYDKSLDLNKLYSNDIYGISQTYGIEAANRVIMKEVKDVFKMYGITVDIRHLSLIADYMTFDGTFQPLSRKGMEDSASPLQQISFESSLTFLKNATLQGKRDNLVSPSSRLMLGQPCKAGTGICSVLLKMQPDLETSLSVGA encoded by the exons ATGGTACAACATAAGCATACACGTTCTTCACGTGTGACTCCAAAACATTTAGATCCAAAATGTTTAATGTTTTCTATGTTTACTGCAAATGACATAAGAAATTTAAGCGTTACGAAAATAAGAACACCTTTATCATTTAATATCTTAGGACATCCACTGAAAGGAGGTTTATATGATCCAGCATtag GTCCACTTTTAGAAAGCTCAGATCCATGTGGAACATGTGGATGCAATGTATTCAAATGTCAAGGTCACTTTGGGCACATAGAACTACCCATGCCAGTCGTCAATCCATTATTTCATAAGGGATTGTGCATGTTAATTAAGTTGGCTTGTTTAAAGTGCTTTACTCTACAGATTCCACCTTATGTCAAATTATTGTTATCTACAAAACTAAGGCTACTTCAACAAGGATATCTCAGTGATGTTGAAGGTTTAGAACAAGAAATAATGTTTATTGTTTCAAATTCAAATGACCCTTATGATGTTGATTTAGAATCTTTACAAAATGTGACTGATGACTACATAGAAAATCTTATTAATAAATCAAGGTTTAATCAGTCTGCTGTGCAATATAATGAAGATCAGttgaatacaaaaaatatcaatATGCAATGGCATATGTATGTTGAAAATGTTCTTAAGCAATACACAGCTCCAAAAATATGTAAGAATTGTCAAAAGCCTATACCAAAAATTACAacattaagaaataaaattatgacaATTAAAACCCCTAATGAAGATGAAAAGAAGATTGAAAAGGTACGTTCGCGTGGAACAATTCACAAATTGGAAACAACCATGATATTGCCAGATCAGTCTAAAGAGATTCTTAGAAAACTTTGGGAAAATGAAGggaattttctgaaaattattttaccttGTTTTGGAATGGTAGATATTGAATATCCAACTGATGTCTTTTTCTTTGAAGTGATACCGGTTTTGCCACCTATAGTTAGACCAGTTAACTTTGTTAATGGTCAAATGATAGAGCATCCACAGTCTCAAGTTTACAAAAGCATTATTCAAGATTGTCTTGTCCTTCGTAAtattattcaaacaattcaagatGGAAATACGAATCAGTTGCCAGAGGAGGGTAAACTtgtttttgaacaaataaaaggTAATACTGCAATTGAGAAATTACACAATGCTTGGCAAAGTTTACAAATAAATGTGGACCATTTGATGGATCGTGACATGAATAAAACAGCAGAGTCTGCAAATTGCCAGGGATTGAAACAAGTTatagaaaagaaagaaggaGTTATTAGAATGCATATGATGGGAAAAAGAGTAAATTTTGCAGCTCGTTCGGTTATTACACCAGATCCTAATTTAAACATAGACGAAATTGGTATTCCTGAAACTTTTGCTTTGAAATTAACATATCCGGTACCTGTTACTTCTTGGAATGCTGCGTGGTTACGAAAACTGATTTTGAATGGTCCTGATGTTCATCCTGGTGCAGTAATGGTTGAACACGAAGACGGAAGTGTACAGAGAATTTCTGGCGATAACGATCAACAACGAAAAGCTATTGCAAAACGTCTTTTAACCAGTGATAAAGcacataaatttttcaaaggTGTTAAAGTAATACACAGGCATTTACAAAACggagatattttattattaaatcgtCAACCAACTTTACATAAACCCAGTATAATGGCTCACAAAGCACGTATTTTAAAAGGAGAGAAAACATTACGTCTTCATTACGCTAATTGTAAGGCTTATAATGCAGATTTTGACGGTGACGAAATGAATGCACATTTTCCACAAAATGAACTTGCTAGAAGTGAAGGATATAATATAGCCAATGTGTCTAATCAATATCTTGTACCCAAAGATGGTACTCCATTAAGTGGTCTTATTCAGGATCACATGATTTCTGGTGTACGTTTAACGGTAAGAGGAGCATTCTTTTCTCGTATAGATTATATGCAACTAGTTTATGCTGCTTTATCGACGATAAAAGATGATATAATTCTTCTTCCACCTAGTATTATCAAACCGACACCTCTGTGGTCCGGTAAACAGATTGTATCGAccgttattatcaatattatcccGCCAAATCAAGCACGTATTAATTTAACGGCAAGCGCTAAAATCAATGCGAAAGAATGGCAAGTCGCAAAAGCAAGACGTTGGAGATGCGgtactgaattttcaaatcctaaaacaATGTCGGAGGCTGAAGTTATCATACGAAATGGAGAATTATTGTGTGGAGTACTGGATAAAACCCATTACGGTGCAACACCATTTGGTCTTATACATTGTGTTTTCGAACTGTACGGTGGTGATTgttctacaaaattattaagCGCATTTGGTAAATTATTTCAAGCTGGCTTACAACTGAATGGATTCACACTAGGTATTGAAGATATCCTGCTGTTAAAAAAGGCAGACACGAAACGTAGAGAAATTATATCTAATTGTAGAAACATTGGAGAAGACATTCAAAAATCAATATTGGAATTACCTGATGATACATCCACAGATGTAGTTACCTCCAAAATGGAAGAATCTTATTGGAGTAACCCTAAATTTCGTGCGCAGGTCGATCGAAAATATAAAACCGCTTTAGATGTTTACACTAACGATATAAATAAAACATGTTTACCAGCTGGTCTTCTAAAAAAATTCCCAGATAACAATTTACAATTGATGGTTCAGTCTGGTGCAAAGGGTTCTACTGTAAATACTATGCAAATATCTTGTTTGCTTGGACAAATAGAATTGGAGGGAAAGCGGCCACCGTTAATGATAAGTGGAAAAAGTCTTCCAAGTTTTCCGGCATATGATCCAACGCCAAGAGCTGGTGGTTTCATCGATGGTCGTTTCATGACAGGTATAAAACCTCAAGAATTTTTCTTCCATTGTATGGCTGGTCGTGAAGGTCTTATCGATACTGCTGTAAAAACTAGTAGATCGGGATATTTGCAACGTTGCCTGATTAAACATCTTGAGGGATTAGTTATTAACTACGATACAACAGTACGAGATTCAGATGGTAGTCTAGTACAAATTTATTATGGAGAAGATGGACTTGATGTACCAGGTTCACGGTTCTTGAGGAAAGAACAGATAAACTTTTTAGTGGACAATAAAAACGCGATCATCGATGAAGAAGACGCAAGATACTTGAAAGAAGTTTCAGACACGGATAAAATCTTGAAACTGGTAAAGAGAATTAAGAAGTGGGAAAGTAAACACGGAAGTTCCTTACAAAAGAGAAGAATTAGTCCATTTGCAAAATTCTGTGTAGAAAATACTAATACTATTAAAGCCTCAAAATTTAAGAGATTGGATGAAAACAGTGGAAGAAGTAAAGCTGCACTTTCACTTATGAGGAAATGGATAAGAACCACGGAAGAAGAGAGGAAACCAATTTATAATCAATGTACCGAATGTCCTGATCCAGTGATGTCGAAGTACAGACAAGACGTAGACTTTGGTGTGCTTTCCGAacgattagaaaaattaatagatGAATACATGGCCAGTACATCTAGAAATGTTGATGTTAGTAGAAAAGATTTAAGGGATATCCTGTCGATGAAAGTGATGAAAATTGTTTGCCCACCCGGTGAACCGGTAGGTTTATTAGCGGCGCAATCAATAGGAGAACCATCCACTCAGATGACCTTGAACACTTTCCACTTTGCTGGTCGTGGAGAAATGAATGTCACGCTAGGTATACCTAGATTGCGTGAAATACTTATGATGGCatcgaaaaatattaaaacacctAGCATGGAAATACCGTTTAGGaacgatttaaaaaatgtaacaaaagtcTCTAATAGGTTGAAACTAAAATTGACAAAGTGTATTTTGTCAAATGTTTTAGATAACATTAGCGTAAATAGGAAATTGAAACATACTCCAAATAGGCAACTAGTATATactataaatatgaattttcttCCATATAAATCGTACAAAGGAGAATTTTGTGTTCAGCCGCATGAAATATTGAAGAAAACGgaatttgtatttttcaaaGAAATGTTTAGGGAAATCAAGAAAGTTGCTAAAGTAGCAGGTGCTTTGCTACATGTTGAAGAGGAAAAGAAATCACCATATGACAACGACGCATTACTGGATCAAGCTGAACCCGATGAAGGAGCAGAATACAGACCTCGAGCAAACTTAGGAGAAATGCACGAGTCTTCAGATGAAGAAGAGGCAGCAGAAGACGCGGATGCAACGTTAACGCGATCAATTTCTCGGCACAATGAAAATCAAGAATATGAAGATCCAGAAGAAGAGGAAATAGATGATGCCAATGAAAAAGATGATGATGTAGAAATGGAAAATGAGAGAACAGAAGGTACAGAGCAGccagaagaagaagacgaagctGAATATACAAAAACAGAAGTAAGCAGTAACCGTAGAAAGAGAGATGTAAAAGGCATGTACCATAATGTGCTAGACTATGATTATGATGAGGAGAAATATTCATGGTGCAAATTAACATTTTGG cTACCTCTTAACATGATAAAATTAGATTTACCAAGAATAATTAGAACTGTGGCAGAAAAAGTTGTTTTATGGGAGGTTCCGTATTTAAAACGAGCATTTACATTCCAGAATAATACTGGAGATACTATCCTTAAAACGGACGgtataaatataata GAAATGTTCAAATATGATAAATCGCtagatttaaataaattgtattcgAACGATATTTATGGTATTTCTCAAACATACGGCATCGAAGCAGCCAATAGAGTTATTATGAAGGAAGTAAAAGacgtgttcaaaatgtatgGTATCACAGTCGATATTAGGCATTTATCGTTAATCGCGGATTATATGACATTCGATGGTACATTTCAACCTCTTAGTCGTAAAGGAATGGAGGATTCAGCTTCACCATTGCAGCAAATCAGTTTTGAAAGTTCTCTTACGTTTTTGAAAAACGCCACGTTACAAg GAAAACGAGACAACTTGGTATCTCCTTCCAGCAGATTAATGTTGGGCCAACCTTGCAAAGCTGGTACTGGAATATGTTCAGTGTTGCTAAAAATGCAACCAGACCTAGAGACTTCTTTGTCAGTGGGTGCATAA